The segment GTTTGCCATCGGTTCTCATACAATTTAGTATCTGCATTGCTTCTGCAGCCACTGCTTCTCAATATTGTTTCCGTttccttgtttttctttttaaatgaagGAACCAGAGAGATCCCGTCGTCCCTTTCAAGGTCTTGGAAGAACTCTTGGTAGCACCAGCGATGTAACACCTGTGGAGCCCAATACTGTCCCAACTGTCCTAACTGCTGCTCCCGCACCTTCTGTGGGTCTAGTTGTTGATCAGAAGAAACCTTGTACATCAATTCAGCTGAGGTTGGCAGATGGTACTCGCATGGTTTCACGCTTCAACAACTATCATACAATCAGAGATATCCGAGGCTTTATCGATGCATCTAGGCCTGATGGACCAAGAACGTATCAACTGCAAACTATGGGGTTCCCGCCCAAACAGCTCACTGATCTTGACCAGACGATAGACGAAGCTGGAATAGCCAATTCAGTTGTGATCCAGAAACTATAGCAACAAATATAGCAGAGCTAATTTATCAGTCATCAGGTTG is part of the Sesamum indicum cultivar Zhongzhi No. 13 unplaced genomic scaffold, S_indicum_v1.0 C00889, whole genome shotgun sequence genome and harbors:
- the LOC105155249 gene encoding plant UBX domain-containing protein 4-like — its product is MLVRDPSKPNNVDAIFNQARQSGAVEASAEHLLPSSSSRSFAGTARLLSGEVSSTPQQPEVVNHNITFWRNGFTVDDGPLRRLDDPENASFLESIRKSECPEELAPANKSTAVHVNLMRKDEEYKEPERSRRPFQGLGRTLGSTSDVTPVEPNTVPTVLTAAPAPSVGLVVDQKKPCTSIQLRLADGTRMVSRFNNYHTIRDIRGFIDASRPDGPRTYQLQTMGFPPKQLTDLDQTIDEAGIANSVVIQKL